A window of Novosphingobium terrae contains these coding sequences:
- a CDS encoding calcium-binding protein — MRNLLIVNGIFILSLNVADARDPSPQPRSIEIEEGYAFGKGPNDIFRFSAENDHNLVLVEDTAGTIADNVLEITDLDPAKARVSVEFGGELNLYWSKERAGVIVQNQFLKIPGHHLGVQRIHFANGVTWTKADLETRLGINRLKLALTPAESRKPVGIMPEQRFVLGNGENDHITMHADDIGMTVLEVAANPTAQNDISIAKGLSSAQAEVFDDHGDAVISWYGKGAARLTLVRAFMSRPGAYYGVRQIRFADGAVWTLKDLVARSGPIKPGQTGGHLAGSTSGERLDTQGRTRSIIGRGGGDTIIYKRGYGDLDINEVDEGPHPSNTLALGTGITPANVTVRREGDDLALTVDKSDRSAGDKISLTAAFRRSPGEIRGVQNVVFANGQRWDFAKMVELAATPRKDNRDPEGDDGPNVFHLDENANSAVGHGGGDSFYLEVADGEVVIKESDHGNHNPNRVFLPKGVRQADVTPLRDGSDIFLEFRDQSDAPVLDTRRGVVLAGQNTPVGGTDIGVQEVVFADGSRWSATDLRRLAHAQPLERPAYDEHAAAQKEVDFKTREATANDPERFKRFIADLHAGMDRIGIDRTNRAALIAGTALGPFDPDSGPPLPARWYNVATLAGWKAGLGKLTDTLGARYVIADVLPRALCDLGPCPPPTRAQITASTLRELPGLVLPNLVLMPSARPGRVEPQPQPTHFKGPLRIASSGDPKTDEAIRKVLATLPQNSGIPLDNKSFPSSTAEANVLLYSFGKWEAFPTGAERRSEQAMRTWREHRAWLIGNVAPQANPLFTFVSNKVGSNLSRIEAQLAQSKIGNDLFLAVDGQGAAIAGACHAAPYSGEIIRCLRRIAIVSPSPDYDRYEVRSVTNRLFSSLTASISNWFHHAATFMSGILHWLWLMVTYPFRGR; from the coding sequence ATGCGCAACCTATTGATCGTCAACGGCATCTTTATCCTCTCGCTCAATGTCGCCGACGCACGCGATCCGTCACCCCAACCCAGATCCATCGAAATCGAGGAAGGATATGCGTTCGGTAAAGGACCGAATGATATTTTTCGTTTTTCGGCGGAAAACGATCATAACTTGGTCCTGGTCGAGGATACGGCCGGGACGATCGCCGACAACGTTCTTGAGATTACGGACCTCGATCCGGCGAAAGCGCGCGTCTCGGTCGAGTTCGGAGGAGAACTCAATCTCTATTGGTCAAAGGAGCGCGCCGGTGTCATCGTTCAAAATCAATTCCTGAAGATTCCGGGACACCATCTTGGCGTGCAGCGGATTCATTTCGCCAACGGCGTCACCTGGACGAAGGCCGATCTCGAAACACGGCTCGGTATCAACCGCCTCAAGCTGGCGCTGACGCCCGCGGAAAGCAGAAAACCTGTCGGCATTATGCCCGAGCAACGCTTCGTACTTGGGAACGGTGAAAACGACCACATCACAATGCATGCTGACGACATCGGTATGACGGTTCTTGAAGTCGCGGCCAATCCGACGGCTCAGAATGATATCAGCATCGCAAAAGGCCTGTCTTCGGCGCAAGCCGAGGTCTTTGACGATCATGGCGATGCAGTCATCAGCTGGTATGGAAAAGGGGCTGCGCGGCTGACCCTCGTCAGGGCATTCATGAGCCGACCCGGCGCCTATTACGGCGTGCGCCAGATCCGCTTCGCTGACGGCGCCGTCTGGACGCTCAAGGATCTTGTGGCGCGCTCCGGACCGATAAAGCCTGGCCAGACGGGCGGCCACCTTGCGGGATCGACATCTGGCGAGCGCCTGGATACCCAAGGCCGTACCCGCTCCATCATAGGCCGTGGTGGTGGCGACACAATCATCTACAAGCGCGGATATGGTGACCTCGACATCAACGAGGTTGATGAAGGACCTCACCCCTCAAACACGCTCGCCCTTGGGACCGGGATCACGCCTGCCAACGTGACTGTACGCCGCGAGGGAGACGATCTGGCCCTGACGGTCGACAAAAGCGACAGGAGCGCCGGCGACAAGATTTCGCTCACCGCCGCCTTTCGTCGATCACCGGGTGAGATCCGCGGTGTCCAAAATGTCGTTTTCGCTAACGGACAGCGTTGGGATTTCGCGAAGATGGTCGAACTCGCTGCCACCCCGCGCAAGGACAATCGTGACCCGGAGGGCGATGACGGCCCCAACGTCTTCCACCTTGACGAGAATGCAAATTCCGCGGTTGGCCATGGGGGCGGCGACAGTTTCTACCTTGAAGTAGCAGATGGTGAGGTGGTGATCAAAGAGAGCGATCACGGAAACCACAATCCCAATCGAGTCTTTCTGCCGAAGGGAGTGCGACAGGCAGATGTCACGCCGCTGCGCGACGGTTCTGACATCTTCCTTGAATTTCGGGATCAGTCAGATGCACCTGTTCTCGACACCAGACGCGGTGTCGTATTGGCCGGGCAAAACACGCCTGTCGGCGGTACTGACATTGGCGTTCAGGAGGTTGTGTTCGCCGATGGCTCCCGTTGGAGTGCTACAGATTTACGGCGGCTCGCTCATGCCCAACCGTTGGAACGCCCGGCATATGACGAGCATGCGGCAGCGCAAAAAGAAGTAGACTTCAAAACAAGGGAAGCGACAGCCAACGACCCGGAACGATTTAAACGCTTCATCGCAGACCTTCATGCGGGAATGGATCGGATCGGCATCGATCGCACGAACCGCGCCGCGCTGATCGCGGGAACGGCTCTGGGCCCCTTCGATCCGGACTCCGGTCCGCCGTTGCCCGCGCGTTGGTACAATGTCGCAACCCTGGCGGGCTGGAAAGCGGGTCTTGGCAAGCTAACGGACACACTCGGTGCTCGCTATGTCATCGCAGATGTCTTGCCACGCGCTCTTTGCGACCTGGGCCCTTGTCCACCGCCGACTCGCGCGCAGATCACTGCTTCAACTTTAAGGGAGTTACCCGGTTTGGTTCTCCCCAATTTGGTACTCATGCCGTCAGCTCGACCCGGCAGGGTAGAACCTCAACCGCAACCCACGCACTTCAAGGGGCCGTTGCGAATTGCGAGCAGTGGAGACCCAAAAACCGACGAGGCGATCCGCAAGGTACTAGCGACGCTGCCTCAAAACTCAGGAATCCCTCTCGACAACAAGAGCTTTCCAAGTTCTACCGCCGAAGCGAATGTTCTGCTCTATTCTTTTGGCAAATGGGAGGCATTTCCTACTGGCGCCGAGCGGAGATCAGAACAGGCGATGCGAACGTGGCGCGAGCATCGAGCGTGGCTCATTGGAAACGTGGCGCCACAAGCCAACCCGCTGTTCACTTTCGTGAGCAACAAGGTGGGTAGCAATCTGTCCCGGATCGAGGCACAGTTGGCCCAAAGCAAAATCGGCAATGACCTGTTTCTTGCCGTTGACGGCCAGGGCGCGGCCATCGCCGGCGCCTGTCACGCAGCGCCATATTCCGGCGAGATTATACGATGCTTACGCCGCATCGCGATCGTCTCACCCAGCCCTGACTATGATCGATACGAAGTACGCTCGGTCACGAATAGACTTTTCAGTTCGCTCACAGCCTCAATCTCCAACTGGTTTCATCACGCGGCGACGTTTATGTCGGGCATATTGCACTGGCTATGGCTTATGGTGACATACCCGTTTAGGGGCCGCTGA
- a CDS encoding arsenic transporter: MEWAHLATWVICAIATAAVIARPLNWPEAIWAAGGAMLLVLLGLMPPGDALTAIGKGLDVYLFLIGMMLLSEIAREHGLFDWVAATAAIHAKGSPARLFLLVYIAGVVTTTFLSNDATAVVLTPAVFAAARKAKADPLPALLACALIANAASFVLPISNPANLVLYDGTMPPLGRWFGSFALPSVAAIVVTFVMLRWAERQRLAGTCASDVSRDPLSLGGKAAMLGIGVTALLLIIVSALDRPLGWPTCLAGAATTLAVCALTRRSPVRAIRSVSWSVLPLVAGLFVLVEAMDRTGVIAHVARALRAASVDPVSGAALSGTVLAFASNLMNNLPAGLIASTAALQAHPPRLVIDALLIGVDLGPNLSVTGSLATILWLQAIRREGQDIGFWQFLKVGMVTMIPALAAALGTRLLIG; encoded by the coding sequence ATGGAATGGGCCCACCTCGCCACATGGGTGATCTGCGCCATCGCGACTGCGGCGGTCATCGCGCGTCCTCTGAACTGGCCCGAAGCGATCTGGGCAGCAGGTGGCGCCATGCTGCTGGTGCTGCTTGGCCTGATGCCGCCGGGCGACGCTCTGACAGCGATCGGCAAGGGGCTGGATGTCTATCTTTTCCTGATCGGCATGATGCTGCTGAGCGAAATCGCGCGCGAGCATGGCCTGTTCGACTGGGTGGCCGCCACCGCCGCGATCCATGCAAAGGGCAGCCCCGCGCGCCTGTTTCTGCTGGTCTATATCGCGGGCGTCGTCACCACCACCTTCCTCTCGAACGACGCGACGGCGGTGGTGTTGACGCCAGCCGTCTTCGCAGCGGCCCGCAAGGCGAAAGCCGACCCGCTGCCCGCGCTGTTGGCCTGCGCACTGATCGCCAATGCCGCAAGCTTTGTGCTGCCCATTTCCAACCCCGCCAATCTGGTGCTGTATGACGGCACAATGCCGCCTTTGGGGCGCTGGTTCGGCTCCTTCGCCCTACCCTCCGTCGCCGCGATCGTGGTGACCTTTGTCATGCTGCGTTGGGCAGAACGCCAGCGGCTGGCGGGAACATGCGCCAGCGATGTTTCACGCGATCCGCTATCCCTCGGCGGCAAGGCAGCAATGCTCGGCATCGGCGTGACAGCCTTGCTGCTGATCATCGTTTCCGCGCTGGATCGCCCGCTGGGCTGGCCCACCTGTCTGGCGGGAGCGGCCACCACGCTGGCCGTCTGCGCCCTCACCCGCAGGTCACCCGTCCGGGCGATCCGATCCGTCTCATGGAGCGTGCTGCCGCTGGTGGCGGGCCTGTTCGTGCTGGTCGAGGCGATGGACCGCACCGGGGTCATCGCGCATGTCGCGCGGGCCTTGCGCGCCGCATCCGTCGATCCTGTATCGGGAGCAGCCCTCTCGGGCACGGTTCTGGCGTTCGCCAGCAATCTGATGAACAATCTGCCCGCCGGGCTGATCGCGAGCACCGCCGCGCTGCAGGCCCATCCGCCCCGGCTGGTAATCGATGCCCTGTTGATCGGCGTCGACCTTGGCCCCAACCTGTCCGTCACCGGCTCGCTGGCCACCATCCTGTGGCTTCAGGCGATACGCCGCGAGGGGCAGGACATCGGCTTTTGGCAGTTCCTCAAGGTTGGCATGGTCACGATGATCCCTGCGCTCGCCGCTGCCTTGGGCACACGGTTGCTGATCGGATAA
- a CDS encoding formate/nitrite transporter family protein, which yields MMSSPDGKTTDNLRMIPNPDDEARDQGIEARERDIALTDEERAVVIEKQAASTRIIHEVVRRHGDEEMERPALSLLFSGLAGGIGICASILAQAQLEMLLPDAAWRPLVASFGYTVGFLIVILGHLQLFTESTLSAVIPVATHPTGANVLRLLRFWFLVLGANLVGTLLIATTFDQEWIITGHQHQAMLDLSGHLLDRTFFQTLRMGIPAGFLIAAVPWMLPSSKGQEFWVIVTLTYLISLGGFAHVVAGSGEAWLLALGGKTTWAHALLGIMVPTFIGNVIGGTGLFAVLAHAQVRHEL from the coding sequence ATGATGAGTTCGCCTGATGGCAAGACGACCGATAACCTTCGGATGATCCCCAACCCGGATGACGAAGCCCGCGATCAGGGCATTGAGGCGCGCGAGCGCGATATTGCGCTCACCGATGAGGAACGGGCGGTCGTCATCGAGAAACAGGCCGCCAGCACCCGCATCATCCATGAGGTCGTGCGCCGCCATGGCGATGAGGAAATGGAGCGACCGGCGCTTTCGCTGCTGTTCTCCGGGCTGGCCGGCGGGATCGGCATCTGCGCCTCGATCCTGGCGCAGGCGCAGCTGGAAATGCTGCTGCCCGATGCAGCATGGCGTCCGCTGGTGGCCAGCTTCGGCTATACGGTGGGTTTTCTCATCGTGATCCTCGGGCACCTCCAGCTTTTTACCGAGAGCACACTTTCGGCGGTGATCCCGGTGGCGACGCATCCCACCGGAGCGAATGTCCTGCGGCTGCTGCGTTTCTGGTTTCTGGTGCTGGGCGCCAATCTGGTGGGCACCCTGCTGATCGCGACCACCTTCGATCAGGAATGGATCATCACCGGCCACCAGCATCAGGCGATGCTTGACCTTTCGGGGCATCTGCTGGATCGGACCTTCTTCCAGACCCTGCGTATGGGCATTCCCGCAGGCTTTCTGATCGCCGCGGTGCCCTGGATGTTGCCGTCTTCGAAGGGGCAGGAGTTCTGGGTGATCGTCACCCTGACCTATCTGATCTCCCTTGGCGGTTTTGCCCATGTGGTGGCGGGATCGGGTGAGGCCTGGCTGCTGGCGTTGGGCGGCAAGACAACTTGGGCACATGCACTGCTTGGCATCATGGTGCCGACCTTTATTGGCAATGTGATCGGCGGCACCGGCCTGTTTGCGGTTCTGGCGCATGCGCAGGTTCGGCATGAGCTTTGA
- a CDS encoding methyl-accepting chemotaxis protein, translating to MFWSQKPESLEKRTAQAIFECSPDGMLLAQDGVYTACNRSCEAILGWTREEMIGRKPEDFSAEIQADGRRSEIHIAEHAKIIAEQGSIRFEWLSINRQGENVRVLVTLIPVQLGGSADFLVFVQSLAETSQVIDELRKGLHQLSQGNLSCHLMAPFREDYEPLRQSFNTTVDAFAASMGNVLQTAEIVAEKAEEIEDAAQELALRSAEQSVTVEATATTLHAVSSAISSSADTATQASSLVTATRQRAEEASRVVMRTVEAMAGIETSSREISDIVSLIDGIAFQTNLLALNAGVEAARAGNAGRGFAVVASEVRALAQRSADAAKDIKGRIEGSAQQVAGGVMLVTETGLALTRIAQGVEEVSDVMSRLAQESIQHAHRLRDAHSAVHQMDLIAQSNATISQQASATAKGLTMQSSSLMQDLRRFRIQPMQMHRANRHRVMQDFGSTFAA from the coding sequence ATGTTTTGGAGTCAGAAACCTGAATCTTTGGAGAAGCGTACCGCCCAAGCCATTTTTGAATGCTCTCCCGATGGCATGCTTCTGGCCCAGGACGGGGTTTATACGGCTTGCAACCGATCTTGTGAGGCCATCCTGGGATGGACGCGTGAGGAGATGATCGGTCGCAAACCGGAAGACTTCTCGGCTGAAATCCAGGCCGACGGTCGCCGCTCCGAGATCCATATTGCAGAACATGCCAAAATCATTGCGGAGCAGGGATCCATACGCTTCGAATGGCTCTCCATAAACCGGCAGGGCGAGAACGTGCGCGTTCTGGTCACCCTGATCCCTGTTCAGCTGGGTGGAAGTGCGGACTTCCTCGTGTTTGTGCAATCACTTGCCGAAACATCGCAGGTCATTGACGAGCTGCGCAAGGGCCTTCACCAGCTATCTCAGGGCAATCTGTCCTGCCATCTGATGGCGCCCTTTCGGGAGGATTATGAACCCTTGCGCCAGAGCTTCAACACGACCGTTGATGCGTTTGCTGCCTCCATGGGCAATGTCCTGCAGACAGCAGAGATCGTTGCGGAGAAGGCAGAGGAAATTGAAGATGCGGCGCAGGAGCTTGCGCTGCGAAGCGCTGAGCAATCAGTCACGGTCGAAGCCACGGCAACGACACTCCATGCGGTAAGCTCAGCCATATCGTCCTCGGCCGATACCGCGACACAGGCCAGTTCTCTCGTGACCGCGACACGGCAACGCGCAGAGGAGGCCAGTAGGGTTGTGATGCGAACGGTTGAGGCCATGGCCGGGATCGAAACGTCCTCGCGCGAGATTTCGGACATTGTCAGCCTGATCGACGGAATTGCGTTCCAGACCAATCTGCTTGCCCTCAACGCTGGTGTTGAAGCAGCGAGAGCCGGGAATGCCGGACGTGGCTTTGCTGTGGTTGCGAGCGAAGTCCGGGCCCTGGCCCAGCGTAGCGCGGATGCCGCCAAGGATATCAAAGGCCGCATCGAAGGATCTGCGCAGCAGGTCGCTGGAGGCGTCATGCTCGTCACGGAAACCGGTCTGGCCCTGACGCGCATTGCACAAGGGGTCGAAGAGGTCAGCGATGTGATGAGCCGGCTGGCTCAGGAATCGATCCAACATGCCCATCGTCTCCGCGATGCACACAGCGCCGTCCACCAGATGGACCTGATCGCCCAGAGCAATGCCACGATCTCGCAGCAGGCAAGCGCGACTGCCAAGGGCCTGACCATGCAATCCTCCTCACTCATGCAGGATCTGCGCCGCTTCCGCATTCAGCCGATGCAGATGCACCGCGCCAATCGGCATCGCGTGATGCAGGATTTCGGCTCAACCTTTGCTGCCTAG
- a CDS encoding S1 family peptidase, whose protein sequence is MKRSFSLVALLLLSGTSVNAIILRHDRAEASYQVSPQSIPALADLPDEGHGTLIAPRWVVTAAHAVRMMQAMPEEHFVIIRGKRRAVSRIVVYPDFPAAAEAWQAMFAKVKTTEPGEFSRQYKAAMATMHDIALIELAEPVTDVTPMAIDRGQARPGMLSTVYGAGATGTDLTGAPEEASHRTRLRRAQNRLILADGPWLDFLFDCGPGAPALGGAIAGGDSGGPVTIDLAGRTYLAGITHGLDGTDDEVKHMATQMRDGSFRMGVCGQRFAAARVGFYTAWIERTIAGTD, encoded by the coding sequence GTGAAACGGTCTTTCAGCCTCGTTGCGCTGCTTTTGCTGTCAGGCACCAGCGTTAATGCCATCATCCTGCGTCACGACCGGGCCGAGGCAAGCTATCAAGTTAGTCCGCAATCGATCCCCGCTCTGGCCGATCTTCCGGATGAGGGGCATGGCACGCTGATTGCGCCGCGCTGGGTCGTCACCGCCGCGCATGCGGTCAGGATGATGCAGGCGATGCCCGAGGAGCATTTTGTCATCATCCGGGGCAAGCGGCGCGCGGTCAGCCGTATCGTGGTCTATCCTGATTTTCCCGCAGCGGCAGAAGCGTGGCAGGCGATGTTCGCCAAGGTCAAAACGACCGAACCTGGCGAATTCTCGCGCCAATATAAGGCAGCCATGGCTACCATGCATGACATCGCCCTGATCGAACTGGCCGAGCCGGTGACCGATGTCACGCCGATGGCGATCGATCGCGGCCAGGCCCGGCCGGGCATGCTGAGCACCGTCTATGGCGCGGGCGCCACCGGCACCGATCTCACCGGCGCGCCGGAGGAGGCAAGCCATCGCACCCGGTTGCGCCGCGCGCAGAACAGGCTGATCCTCGCCGATGGCCCCTGGCTTGATTTTCTGTTCGATTGTGGCCCGGGCGCCCCGGCGCTTGGCGGGGCCATAGCGGGGGGCGATAGCGGCGGTCCGGTAACCATTGATCTGGCTGGGCGCACCTATCTGGCCGGCATCACGCATGGTCTTGATGGCACGGACGATGAGGTCAAACATATGGCGACGCAGATGCGGGACGGCTCGTTTCGCATGGGCGTGTGCGGCCAGCGCTTTGCCGCTGCCCGGGTCGGTTTCTATACGGCATGGATTGAGCGGACCATTGCCGGCACTGATTAA
- a CDS encoding WH2 domain-containing protein, whose translation MMLSWPALAQSAASSQPSDGSAAASVSAPPGTVVPAKNPATDAANASFAQGVSDKMAAQKAEQQAEWQRYHEAVGERQATVAARRETIASIRTTQAEKEAAYDRAMAAWHAQVAACKNGDKQACLAPTPDPAAFR comes from the coding sequence ATGATGCTGTCGTGGCCCGCGCTGGCGCAAAGCGCCGCTTCATCTCAGCCTTCCGATGGCTCCGCTGCTGCATCCGTCTCTGCGCCGCCCGGGACGGTCGTGCCCGCCAAAAACCCCGCGACGGATGCAGCCAATGCCAGCTTTGCGCAGGGCGTCTCTGATAAGATGGCCGCCCAGAAGGCGGAACAACAAGCCGAATGGCAACGCTATCACGAGGCCGTTGGGGAAAGGCAGGCGACAGTCGCAGCGCGCCGGGAGACTATCGCGTCGATCCGCACCACGCAGGCTGAAAAAGAGGCCGCCTACGACCGGGCAATGGCGGCATGGCACGCTCAGGTCGCCGCATGCAAGAATGGTGACAAGCAGGCCTGTCTTGCGCCTACGCCCGATCCGGCGGCGTTCCGATGA
- a CDS encoding glutathione peroxidase, with translation MVDDLAAVALTRLDGSGDSLANHAGKVLLVVNVASQCGLTPQYEGLEALYTTYRDQGFEVLGFPANDFGNQEPGSAEEISEFCKVNYGVSFPLFAKAPVSGEDKQPLYAALTAAEPIKQGPADEFRTKLKSYGITPNEDPEVLWNFEKFLISRDGQVVSRFAPVVGPNDPLLVDAIKDELAKVG, from the coding sequence ATGGTTGATGATCTTGCTGCTGTCGCGCTCACCCGGCTGGATGGTTCCGGTGACAGTCTTGCCAACCATGCGGGGAAAGTCCTGCTGGTCGTCAATGTGGCCTCGCAATGCGGCCTGACGCCGCAATATGAAGGGCTTGAAGCGCTTTACACGACCTACCGCGATCAGGGCTTCGAGGTGCTGGGCTTTCCCGCCAATGATTTCGGCAATCAGGAGCCGGGATCGGCAGAAGAGATCAGCGAGTTCTGCAAGGTGAACTATGGCGTGAGCTTTCCGCTCTTTGCCAAGGCGCCGGTGTCAGGCGAGGACAAGCAGCCGCTCTATGCCGCGCTGACGGCTGCTGAGCCCATCAAGCAGGGCCCCGCCGATGAGTTTCGCACGAAGTTGAAGAGCTACGGCATCACGCCCAATGAGGACCCGGAGGTGCTGTGGAATTTCGAGAAATTCCTGATCTCTCGTGATGGGCAGGTGGTGTCGCGCTTCGCTCCCGTGGTTGGCCCCAACGATCCGTTGCTTGTCGACGCCATCAAGGATGAGCTTGCCAAGGTGGGCTGA
- a CDS encoding MFS transporter: MATLPLPSNLPHGSAQGRAKAALQSLNFFMADMQAGIGPFLGVFLQQRGWTSGPIGTVMTAGGIAGMIMTVPAGAFIDHTEKKRLVVIVTGICTVLASFLILWSQAGVVVTISQVATAIAGAAIGPAVTGMTLGIVRQKGFNAQNGRNQAWNHAGNMVGAGLSGYLGWRFGMPAIFYLAAAFGVLAIASVLLIPERAIDHHAARGLEAHADHPEDDEAEGFRTLMGNRPMLILAAALACFHLGNGAMLPLYGLAVVGAGKGDPAMFVAQTVVVAQAVMIAASLLAMRMAAGKGYWLVLLISFAALPLRGLLAGSFIEHWGVWPVQMLDGIGAGLQSVAVPGLVACLLDGTGRVNVGQGAVMTVQGVGASLSPAIGGWLAQELGYHVAFYVLGSFALVSLMLWLGFADLLRPACRGTEKR, encoded by the coding sequence ATGGCCACATTGCCCCTGCCATCGAACCTCCCGCATGGATCAGCGCAGGGCCGCGCCAAGGCTGCGCTTCAGTCCCTCAATTTCTTCATGGCCGACATGCAGGCGGGGATCGGACCTTTTCTGGGCGTGTTCCTGCAGCAGCGCGGCTGGACCTCCGGGCCAATCGGCACGGTGATGACCGCAGGCGGGATCGCGGGCATGATCATGACCGTGCCAGCCGGTGCCTTCATCGATCACACCGAGAAGAAACGCCTTGTCGTGATCGTCACCGGCATCTGCACGGTGCTGGCCTCGTTCCTGATCCTGTGGTCACAGGCAGGCGTGGTTGTCACGATCAGTCAGGTAGCGACTGCCATTGCGGGGGCTGCCATCGGCCCGGCGGTCACCGGCATGACGCTGGGCATCGTGAGGCAGAAGGGATTTAACGCCCAGAACGGGCGCAATCAGGCCTGGAACCATGCGGGCAATATGGTCGGCGCGGGCCTGTCGGGCTATCTGGGCTGGCGCTTCGGCATGCCCGCGATCTTCTATCTGGCCGCTGCCTTCGGGGTGCTGGCCATCGCCTCGGTGCTGCTGATCCCCGAGCGCGCCATAGACCATCACGCTGCGCGCGGTCTGGAAGCACACGCGGATCACCCCGAGGACGACGAGGCCGAGGGGTTCCGCACCCTGATGGGCAATCGCCCGATGCTGATCCTTGCCGCGGCGCTGGCCTGCTTCCATCTGGGCAATGGCGCCATGCTTCCGCTTTACGGGCTGGCGGTGGTGGGCGCCGGCAAGGGCGATCCGGCAATGTTCGTGGCGCAGACTGTCGTCGTGGCGCAGGCGGTGATGATCGCCGCCTCGCTGCTGGCGATGCGGATGGCTGCGGGGAAAGGCTATTGGCTGGTGCTGCTGATCTCCTTTGCCGCCCTGCCGTTGCGCGGTCTTCTGGCGGGCAGCTTCATCGAACATTGGGGCGTGTGGCCGGTGCAGATGCTCGACGGCATCGGCGCCGGTTTGCAGAGCGTGGCGGTGCCGGGCCTCGTCGCCTGCCTGCTGGACGGCACGGGACGCGTCAATGTCGGCCAGGGCGCGGTGATGACGGTGCAGGGTGTGGGCGCCTCGCTCAGCCCGGCGATTGGCGGATGGCTGGCGCAGGAACTGGGTTATCATGTCGCCTTCTATGTGCTGGGCAGCTTCGCTCTTGTCAGCCTGATGCTATGGCTGGGTTTTGCCGATCTGTTGCGCCCGGCCTGTCGCGGGACAGAAAAACGCTGA